A window of the Synechococcus sp. JA-3-3Ab genome harbors these coding sequences:
- a CDS encoding transketolase, with product MTLAQEATAQIPAFCEGIRYFGDPWPEFDRLGQEPAVDAATGKLRDPGSRMAAYQTLLYADALRYLTLQMTASKASGHPGGFASQAEAYAALVYLGQKNIPTEVGHHAPGFYAAMFLDGSLSEMGIHTVADLQARFREREGLLGHLSGYIPGLLAPAGPLGQGQHFAMAAALLYPDRLFPVTIGDGGLGEPYVMSSMIHFHTAFPQRTNFLPVLVWNGYSQEHHSMISTFTNAQMAEYWRGNGFEEVVLVDAKDFDDAQQPGPYVDSTQFSLEARLAFVQRVLVEMERAIQCALGGHLTVFILKQLKGAGVHAKGSKSHNLYAHHTLDHPDIVAALEARALHPAAWALVRQNCERAAGGPAAKVAVTESVRPLPPLGSLNLTEFPLGDKQVSTTAIGALVLQVGQKDPDFLVANADGNEASGLANVNQGLKVIHPTADPLYNQQPQGQVYEPLSEDACAGLTAGLALFGGRSLWCSYESFAVNGLPIWQTVTQAMAELRRPTPSAIALYTAGALEQGRNGWTHQRPEIEAYLAAMMRNGNIFPLFPPDANCAQAAYEWALSTYNKGIPIFASKTPLPIRTTLEQARQAVEQGCTVLQEVPGSRTVVFAVVGDMILLPVFAAAEQLKAQGIGSKIVSVVSPRRLYRPVDVAWSTCAQPDGEFMSDQEFAAWFAGEALIGVTGGSSLMLEPLLLRYTGPRDIFAWKRGETTATPTELMDYNGLTAQALAERAKQLLG from the coding sequence AGCCTGCAGTGGATGCTGCCACCGGCAAGCTGCGGGATCCGGGCAGTCGCATGGCCGCCTACCAAACCCTGCTCTATGCCGATGCGCTGCGCTATCTCACGCTGCAGATGACCGCCAGCAAAGCCTCGGGCCACCCGGGCGGCTTTGCCAGCCAAGCGGAAGCCTACGCCGCTTTGGTGTACTTGGGCCAAAAGAACATCCCTACCGAAGTGGGCCACCACGCGCCCGGATTCTATGCCGCCATGTTCTTGGATGGATCCCTATCAGAAATGGGCATCCACACCGTCGCCGACTTGCAGGCCCGCTTTCGGGAACGAGAAGGGCTGCTGGGGCACCTGTCGGGCTACATCCCCGGCCTGCTGGCGCCAGCAGGGCCGCTGGGGCAGGGGCAGCACTTTGCTATGGCCGCCGCTCTGCTTTACCCAGACCGTCTCTTCCCCGTCACCATCGGCGATGGGGGCCTGGGGGAGCCCTACGTGATGAGCTCCATGATCCACTTTCACACCGCCTTCCCGCAGCGCACCAACTTCCTGCCGGTGCTGGTCTGGAACGGCTACAGCCAAGAGCACCACAGCATGATCTCTACCTTCACCAACGCTCAGATGGCCGAGTACTGGCGGGGCAACGGCTTTGAGGAAGTGGTGCTGGTGGATGCCAAAGACTTCGACGATGCCCAACAGCCTGGCCCCTACGTGGATAGCACCCAATTTTCCCTGGAAGCCCGCTTGGCCTTTGTCCAAAGAGTGCTGGTAGAGATGGAACGGGCCATCCAGTGCGCTCTAGGCGGCCACCTGACGGTTTTCATCCTCAAGCAACTGAAGGGGGCAGGCGTGCACGCCAAGGGATCCAAATCCCACAACCTCTACGCCCACCACACCTTGGATCACCCCGACATCGTGGCCGCTCTGGAGGCACGGGCCCTGCACCCAGCCGCTTGGGCTCTGGTGCGCCAAAATTGTGAACGGGCTGCTGGCGGGCCAGCCGCCAAGGTAGCTGTCACGGAGTCCGTCCGGCCCTTGCCGCCGCTGGGATCCCTGAACTTAACCGAGTTCCCCCTCGGCGATAAGCAGGTTTCCACCACTGCCATCGGCGCCCTGGTGCTACAGGTGGGGCAGAAAGACCCCGACTTTCTGGTGGCCAACGCTGACGGCAATGAGGCCTCTGGCCTTGCCAATGTCAACCAGGGCCTGAAAGTGATCCACCCCACGGCGGATCCCCTCTACAACCAACAGCCCCAAGGGCAGGTCTACGAACCCCTTAGCGAAGATGCTTGTGCCGGCCTGACGGCAGGCCTGGCGCTCTTTGGCGGGCGCTCCCTGTGGTGTTCTTACGAATCCTTTGCCGTCAACGGCCTGCCCATCTGGCAGACGGTAACCCAGGCGATGGCCGAGCTGCGCCGCCCCACCCCTTCCGCCATTGCTCTCTACACCGCCGGAGCCCTGGAACAAGGCCGCAACGGCTGGACCCACCAGCGGCCGGAAATTGAGGCCTACCTAGCGGCCATGATGCGCAACGGCAACATTTTCCCCCTCTTTCCCCCCGACGCCAACTGCGCCCAAGCCGCCTACGAGTGGGCCTTGTCTACCTACAACAAAGGGATCCCGATCTTTGCCAGCAAAACCCCCCTGCCCATCCGCACCACCCTGGAACAGGCTCGCCAAGCAGTAGAGCAGGGCTGCACCGTGCTGCAGGAAGTGCCCGGATCCCGCACAGTGGTCTTTGCCGTGGTGGGGGATATGATCCTCCTGCCCGTCTTTGCCGCCGCTGAACAGCTCAAGGCCCAGGGGATCGGCAGCAAAATTGTCTCTGTGGTCAGCCCCCGCCGCCTCTATCGCCCCGTCGACGTGGCCTGGTCCACCTGTGCTCAGCCAGATGGGGAATTCATGTCCGACCAAGAATTTGCCGCTTGGTTTGCCGGCGAAGCCCTTATCGGCGTGACCGGCGGCTCCAGCCTGATGTTGGAGCCCCTGTTGCTGCGCTACACTGGCCCGCGCGACATCTTTGCCTGGAAACGCGGCGAAACCACCGCCACCCCTACTGAGCTCATGGACTACAACGGCCTGACAGCCCAGGCATTGGCGGAGCGAGCTAAGCAACTGCTAGGCTAA
- a CDS encoding AAA family ATPase — translation MTEASYLREKLESISPTERVERIVVQRFAVPLLQALGFDELEIREEFETGCGQVDLAARKNVDPEDIFLRSPKNPYLLLEAKSRAVNLREGSYYRDAVCQIESYLLAKNCKSAKWGIITNANNIQLWRKHGKVVHPATANLDISSDNIESIVRNLRDKIENYERALTVCVYNNKGGVGKTTTVINLAATLKTKGKKVLVVDFDSQGDLTGSSGVTPGKITLTQCLKDPKIDVHAIVQTYRLRGIPIFDIIPRDPELETLTDSRAVAYIPKGTRRLRDLIAPLRNEYDYILIDCPTQWLYFSQSGVFAADVILIPTRPDDLSSLNNAARVITQFIPETARSRQDGGPIALPAFFNGVSSRSESTIQLANKEIWKLINQEKSVDLLHFWPHFKKGNENKSIFRIPDYAVISSAKFDRVPAVFKDRRVLEYYQSLAREYFIDE, via the coding sequence ATGACTGAGGCTAGCTATCTCCGAGAGAAGCTTGAGAGTATATCTCCCACCGAGAGGGTAGAGCGAATTGTTGTCCAACGCTTTGCTGTTCCTCTCCTGCAGGCGCTTGGCTTTGACGAGTTGGAAATTAGAGAAGAATTCGAGACAGGTTGCGGCCAGGTCGATCTCGCAGCAAGAAAGAACGTAGATCCTGAAGATATTTTCTTGAGATCCCCGAAGAATCCCTACTTGCTTTTGGAGGCAAAATCTAGAGCAGTTAATCTCAGAGAAGGATCTTACTATAGAGATGCAGTTTGTCAGATAGAAAGTTACTTGCTCGCCAAGAACTGCAAATCTGCAAAATGGGGAATTATCACCAATGCAAATAACATCCAGCTTTGGAGGAAGCACGGAAAAGTCGTTCACCCCGCTACAGCAAACCTTGATATTAGCTCAGATAACATTGAGAGCATAGTGCGTAACTTGCGAGACAAGATAGAAAACTATGAGCGCGCTCTGACTGTATGCGTGTATAACAATAAAGGGGGCGTAGGCAAAACAACGACGGTCATTAACCTTGCGGCAACACTAAAAACCAAGGGAAAAAAGGTCTTAGTTGTTGACTTTGATTCTCAGGGTGATCTGACAGGAAGTTCGGGAGTCACTCCTGGAAAAATTACACTGACGCAATGTTTAAAGGATCCCAAAATAGACGTCCATGCCATTGTCCAAACATATAGACTCAGGGGTATTCCCATCTTCGACATTATCCCAAGAGACCCTGAACTAGAGACGTTGACTGATAGCCGGGCAGTAGCATATATCCCAAAGGGAACTCGGCGCCTTCGCGATCTCATTGCCCCTCTTCGCAATGAGTATGATTACATCCTAATCGACTGCCCAACTCAATGGCTTTACTTTAGCCAGAGTGGTGTTTTTGCTGCCGATGTTATTTTGATACCTACCCGCCCCGACGATCTGTCTTCCCTGAATAATGCTGCTAGAGTAATCACCCAGTTTATTCCAGAAACTGCTAGGTCACGACAGGATGGTGGCCCTATTGCTTTGCCTGCCTTTTTCAACGGCGTCTCTTCGAGAAGTGAATCCACTATTCAACTAGCTAACAAAGAGATATGGAAGCTTATCAACCAGGAGAAAAGTGTAGATCTACTTCATTTCTGGCCGCATTTTAAGAAAGGTAATGAAAACAAAAGCATTTTTAGGATACCTGACTATGCAGTGATATCCTCTGCAAAGTTTGATCGAGTTCCTGCCGTCTTTAAGGACAGGAGAGTTTTAGAATACTACCAGAGTCTTGCCCGTGAGTACTTTATCGATGAGTGA
- a CDS encoding GDYXXLXY domain-containing protein yields MSPPFLKGSLFWLALVLQVGLVGLVPARKALTLATGSPIYLQIAPLDPYDPLRGRYVALSYTVAQLSTLEKLPGWSPELAKPGILYLRLAPPAGDPARPWQAIAISRDRPRELRPGEVVLQGWFDGRQLRFGIEEFFIPEALGDDLEPEIRRNPETLRAEVKVDPWGQAALVGLWAGKRRY; encoded by the coding sequence ATGTCGCCTCCTTTTCTTAAGGGATCCCTGTTTTGGCTGGCCCTGGTGCTGCAGGTGGGCCTGGTTGGGCTGGTGCCAGCTCGGAAGGCGCTTACCCTTGCCACTGGCTCCCCGATCTACTTGCAGATTGCTCCTCTGGATCCCTATGACCCCTTGCGGGGCCGCTACGTAGCTTTGAGCTACACCGTTGCCCAGCTTTCCACCCTAGAGAAACTGCCCGGCTGGTCCCCTGAGCTCGCTAAGCCAGGGATCCTCTACCTGCGCTTGGCCCCTCCTGCCGGGGATCCTGCTCGACCCTGGCAGGCCATTGCCATCAGTCGCGACCGGCCCAGGGAGCTGCGGCCTGGGGAGGTTGTCCTGCAAGGGTGGTTTGATGGGCGGCAGCTTAGGTTTGGGATCGAAGAGTTTTTCATTCCAGAAGCGCTGGGCGATGATCTGGAACCAGAGATCCGCCGCAATCCAGAAACCCTGCGAGCAGAGGTGAAGGTGGATCCCTGGGGCCAGGCAGCGCTGGTGGGCCTTTGGGCGGGAAAACGACGGTACTAA
- a CDS encoding DUF29 domain-containing protein, translated as MARHVELFQLLKAKPCLSERAGHLAEEIEALGRQERRELVNRLGILPGHLLKGQFQLQLRGKSWRATISEQRRQIQQLLKESPSLKPELLAALPEAYQDGILLVVKETPLSEEDLPAECPYTLEQVMDLGFYPGSE; from the coding sequence TTGGCTAGGCATGTAGAATTGTTCCAACTGCTCAAAGCGAAACCCTGCCTCTCGGAGCGAGCGGGCCATCTGGCAGAGGAAATCGAGGCTTTGGGCAGGCAAGAGCGCCGCGAATTGGTCAATCGCTTGGGGATCCTGCCGGGACACCTCCTCAAGGGGCAGTTCCAGCTCCAGCTTCGCGGCAAAAGTTGGCGGGCAACTATTAGCGAACAACGTCGCCAAATCCAGCAATTGCTCAAAGAGAGTCCTAGCCTAAAGCCTGAGCTTTTGGCAGCTCTGCCAGAGGCTTACCAAGACGGGATCCTGTTGGTGGTGAAAGAAACGCCGCTCTCGGAAGAGGATCTGCCCGCCGAGTGTCCCTACACGCTTGAGCAGGTAATGGATCTCGGCTTTTATCCGGGATCGGAATAG
- a CDS encoding TIGR02652 family protein, whose protein sequence is MTVAFSYPIFGPSIQCPHCRQTIAALTLTDTYLCHRHGAFEADPEQEELVHLQSGRRWRLWEGRWYRQHTHADGIRFEIHEELDRLRMQGMRATQVIVAERYRSLLTPYLEQGSQRRPGPPRLYGLPVSFSSQLPEGAGGSPQRWRVINFELICELDPAMRQPQSRLQFCD, encoded by the coding sequence ATGACCGTTGCTTTCTCCTATCCCATCTTTGGCCCCAGCATTCAATGCCCCCACTGTCGGCAGACGATTGCGGCCCTTACCCTGACCGATACCTACCTCTGCCATCGCCACGGCGCCTTTGAGGCAGATCCCGAGCAAGAGGAGCTGGTTCACCTGCAATCAGGGCGGCGTTGGCGCCTCTGGGAAGGCCGCTGGTACCGCCAGCACACCCATGCCGATGGGATCCGCTTCGAGATTCACGAAGAGCTGGATCGCCTGCGCATGCAGGGGATGCGGGCCACGCAGGTGATCGTGGCCGAGCGCTACCGCTCTTTGCTCACCCCCTACCTGGAGCAGGGATCCCAGCGGCGCCCCGGCCCACCCCGCCTCTACGGCCTGCCGGTTAGCTTCAGCTCCCAGCTTCCTGAAGGAGCCGGTGGCTCGCCGCAGCGCTGGCGGGTGATCAACTTCGAGCTGATCTGCGAGCTGGATCCGGCCATGCGACAGCCGCAATCCCGGCTGCAGTTCTGTGACTAG
- the rimP gene encoding ribosome maturation factor RimP, which produces MVHPLIPQLESLARPLAARLGYELVQMVFHTNQYPPVLRVDIRPLDPEQETSHADCEAMSQALEVELDRVDLIPGHYVLEVSSPGISNLLISDRDFVVFKGFAVEVTVDPPYKGKAVWSGHLLGRDEEKVALSLKGRRVQLPRASVQRVVLSGAETE; this is translated from the coding sequence ATGGTTCACCCTCTGATCCCGCAGTTGGAGAGTCTGGCCCGTCCCTTGGCCGCTCGACTGGGGTACGAGTTGGTACAGATGGTTTTTCACACCAACCAGTATCCGCCGGTGCTGCGGGTGGATATCCGTCCGCTGGATCCGGAGCAGGAAACCAGCCACGCCGATTGCGAAGCTATGAGCCAGGCCTTGGAAGTGGAGCTGGATCGAGTGGATCTGATCCCCGGCCATTATGTGCTGGAGGTCTCCAGCCCCGGCATCAGCAACCTCCTCATCAGCGACCGCGACTTTGTGGTTTTCAAAGGGTTTGCGGTGGAGGTGACGGTGGATCCCCCCTACAAGGGCAAAGCTGTCTGGTCAGGGCATCTGCTGGGTCGGGATGAGGAGAAAGTTGCCCTATCCCTCAAGGGACGGCGCGTGCAGTTGCCCCGCGCCTCGGTGCAGCGGGTTGTCCTCTCAGGGGCGGAAACCGAGTAG
- the nusA gene encoding transcription termination factor NusA: MSMVPLPGLAEMVEMISRERNLPRHAVTNALREALLKGYERYRKTIQRDVVFEEDHFRNFDVELDVEAGGFRILATKTIVEEVRDPDHEISLYDVQQDYPEAEVGWEVTNDVTPQQAEFGRMAAIQTKQVLAQKLRDQQRRLIQEEFRDLENTVLQARVLRTERQTVIMAVSSGFGQPEVEAELPKKEQLASDRYTPNAVMKVYLKKVYEGSRRGPQLLVSRADAGLVVNLFANEVPEIEEDIVRIVAVAREANPPSRNVGPRTKIAVDTVERDVDPVGACIGARGSRIQAVVAELRNEKIDVIRWSPDPATYIANALSPAKVVEVRLVDPEIQQAHVLVTSDQLSLAIGKEGQNVRLAARLTGWKIDIKEVESYRAALEEAQAQGLPYPFITPAALERFRRREERAALGLDEEYPEKLRLEEELEEDDRLEEDWVEEDEDFDYDAEFDIAQPKA; this comes from the coding sequence ATGTCGATGGTGCCTCTGCCCGGTTTGGCAGAAATGGTGGAGATGATCTCGCGGGAGCGCAACTTGCCCCGCCATGCGGTCACCAACGCCTTGCGGGAGGCGCTGCTCAAGGGCTACGAACGCTACCGCAAAACCATTCAGCGAGATGTCGTCTTTGAAGAAGACCACTTCCGCAACTTCGATGTGGAGCTGGATGTGGAGGCAGGGGGCTTTCGCATTTTGGCCACCAAAACCATTGTCGAGGAGGTACGGGATCCAGATCACGAGATCTCCCTGTACGACGTGCAGCAGGACTACCCGGAAGCCGAAGTTGGCTGGGAAGTAACCAATGACGTCACTCCCCAACAGGCGGAGTTTGGCCGCATGGCGGCCATCCAAACCAAGCAGGTGCTGGCCCAGAAGTTGCGTGACCAGCAGCGCCGCCTGATTCAAGAAGAGTTCCGCGACCTGGAAAATACCGTGTTGCAGGCACGGGTGCTGCGCACGGAGCGGCAGACGGTGATCATGGCGGTATCCAGCGGTTTTGGGCAGCCGGAGGTGGAAGCCGAACTGCCCAAGAAGGAGCAGTTGGCCAGCGATCGCTACACCCCCAACGCGGTGATGAAGGTCTACCTCAAAAAGGTATACGAGGGATCCCGGCGGGGGCCGCAGCTTTTGGTTTCTCGGGCCGACGCCGGCTTGGTGGTGAACCTGTTCGCCAACGAGGTGCCGGAGATCGAAGAGGACATTGTGCGCATCGTGGCGGTGGCGCGGGAGGCCAACCCGCCTTCCCGCAACGTGGGGCCGCGCACCAAGATTGCCGTCGATACCGTGGAGCGGGACGTGGATCCGGTGGGGGCCTGTATTGGGGCAAGGGGATCCCGGATTCAGGCGGTGGTGGCAGAGCTGCGCAACGAGAAGATCGACGTCATCCGCTGGTCGCCGGATCCGGCCACCTACATCGCCAACGCCCTCAGCCCGGCCAAGGTGGTGGAGGTGCGGTTGGTGGATCCGGAGATCCAACAGGCCCATGTGCTGGTGACCAGCGACCAGCTCAGCCTGGCCATCGGCAAAGAGGGGCAAAATGTGCGCCTGGCCGCTCGCCTCACTGGCTGGAAAATTGACATCAAGGAAGTGGAGAGCTACCGGGCAGCGCTGGAGGAGGCGCAAGCGCAGGGGCTGCCGTATCCCTTCATCACGCCGGCGGCTTTGGAGCGCTTCCGGCGGCGGGAAGAGCGAGCCGCTTTGGGGCTGGACGAGGAGTACCCAGAGAAGCTTCGCCTAGAGGAGGAGCTGGAAGAGGACGATAGGCTGGAGGAAGACTGGGTCGAGGAAGACGAGGACTTCGACTACGACGCCGAGTTCGACATCGCCCAGCCCAAGGCCTAG
- a CDS encoding flavin prenyltransferase UbiX codes for MNSSQPIILGISGASGMLYAVRALHVLLSLDYRVEVVASKAAYQVWQGEQGVPLPADPQRQAQFWRQQAESEGGSLVCHRWQDVGATIASGSYRTQGMLVIPCSMGTVAKLAAGLSSDLLERAADVQLKEGRRLVIVPRETPFSLIHLRNLTILAEAGARIVPAIPAWYHQPRTLLDLVDFVVVKALDQFGIDSDLIQRWQGMRQRQILKLPPED; via the coding sequence TTGAACTCCTCCCAGCCGATCATCCTTGGTATATCGGGCGCCTCCGGGATGCTCTACGCCGTGCGCGCCCTACACGTTCTGCTCAGCCTGGATTACCGCGTCGAGGTGGTGGCCTCCAAAGCGGCCTATCAGGTGTGGCAAGGGGAGCAAGGGGTGCCGTTGCCGGCAGATCCCCAGCGGCAGGCCCAGTTTTGGCGGCAGCAGGCCGAAAGCGAGGGCGGATCCTTGGTCTGCCACCGCTGGCAAGATGTGGGGGCAACCATTGCCAGCGGCTCCTACCGCACGCAGGGGATGTTGGTGATCCCATGCAGCATGGGCACGGTAGCCAAGTTGGCCGCTGGGCTGAGCTCTGACCTGCTGGAGCGGGCGGCTGACGTGCAGCTCAAAGAAGGCCGCCGCCTAGTCATCGTGCCGCGGGAAACCCCCTTCAGCCTCATTCACCTGCGCAACCTGACCATCCTGGCAGAGGCAGGGGCGCGCATCGTCCCGGCCATTCCGGCCTGGTACCACCAGCCGCGTACCCTCTTGGACTTGGTGGACTTTGTGGTGGTGAAGGCCCTGGATCAGTTTGGCATCGACAGCGACCTCATCCAGCGCTGGCAGGGGATGCGTCAGCGTCAGATCCTCAAGCTGCCCCCCGAGGACTAA
- a CDS encoding alpha/beta fold hydrolase, producing MPEHNPPSSSPSAAVGGAGFPSPATPPSSVGSRDPVSGLPRYGHSQTWLWRGWPIHFTYTPSRAQTASGQVNLTAAPAILIHGFGASVGHWRHNIVPLGSQRSVYALDLLGFGESAKPEIAYSVDLWVEQVYEFWRTHIQQPSLLVGHSIGGLVGVIVAARYPQMVKGLCLISCADGPHPEELSPPWDVLVQALCEGILAVLGCPLTYPHLFNWLRQTEVLRAWIKNVYKRDEQVDEELVQIFQRPAFEPGAAHVFLDSLRAILCRRFDSPKRLLPTLKMPILLLWGQEDPAVPSFLADQFKRWQPALTLVKLPGVGHCAHDELPHWVNTLISEWAASLETCPNLSTHLRKNPAAG from the coding sequence TTGCCTGAACATAACCCTCCTTCTTCTTCTCCCTCTGCTGCTGTCGGCGGGGCAGGTTTCCCCTCCCCTGCGACGCCCCCCTCTTCGGTCGGCAGCAGGGATCCCGTCTCAGGGCTTCCTCGCTATGGTCATTCCCAAACCTGGCTCTGGCGCGGCTGGCCTATTCATTTCACCTACACCCCCAGTCGCGCCCAAACCGCCAGCGGCCAGGTGAACTTGACGGCGGCTCCGGCCATCTTGATCCATGGCTTTGGGGCCTCGGTGGGCCATTGGCGCCACAACATTGTTCCTCTGGGATCCCAGCGCTCCGTCTATGCTCTCGACCTGCTGGGATTTGGCGAGAGTGCCAAGCCGGAGATCGCCTACAGCGTCGATCTGTGGGTCGAGCAGGTGTACGAGTTTTGGCGAACCCACATCCAGCAGCCCAGCCTCCTGGTAGGCCATTCCATTGGGGGCCTGGTGGGGGTGATTGTGGCTGCCCGCTATCCCCAGATGGTGAAGGGTTTGTGCTTGATCAGTTGTGCCGATGGGCCTCACCCCGAAGAATTGTCCCCTCCTTGGGATGTGTTGGTGCAGGCCCTTTGCGAAGGGATCCTGGCTGTTTTGGGCTGCCCGCTCACCTATCCTCATTTGTTTAACTGGCTGCGACAAACCGAGGTGCTGCGGGCCTGGATCAAAAATGTCTACAAGCGGGACGAGCAGGTGGACGAGGAGCTGGTGCAGATCTTCCAGAGGCCGGCCTTTGAGCCGGGGGCAGCCCACGTGTTTTTGGATAGCCTGAGGGCCATTCTCTGCCGCCGCTTCGACAGTCCCAAGCGCCTGTTGCCCACGCTCAAGATGCCCATTCTCCTCCTCTGGGGCCAGGAAGATCCGGCGGTGCCCAGCTTTTTGGCGGATCAGTTTAAGCGCTGGCAGCCGGCTCTTACGTTGGTGAAGCTGCCAGGGGTGGGCCACTGCGCTCACGACGAGCTGCCCCACTGGGTCAACACCCTCATTAGTGAGTGGGCAGCTAGCCTGGAGACTTGCCCTAACTTGTCCACCCACCTTCGCAAGAATCCCGCGGCTGGCTAG
- a CDS encoding cobalt-precorrin-8X methylmutase translates to MMDETAWIDPITAASFRQIDQEIGPHPWQGIPYEIVRRAIHATADFELRDRFVFSPTAVEAGLAALRQRRPLVVDVRMVAAGIQAGLAAQGIPLHCALDWAEEPLEAGQTRTAQGMVKVARRYPEAIFVVGNAPTALLALVEEMRAQRIRPSLVIGVPVGFVAVEEAKRALAQTDVPQIRVEGRKGGSPVAAAIVNALLLAARRDPIPN, encoded by the coding sequence ATGATGGATGAAACAGCTTGGATAGACCCCATTACAGCGGCCAGCTTCCGCCAGATTGACCAAGAGATCGGCCCCCACCCCTGGCAAGGGATCCCCTATGAGATCGTGCGCCGCGCCATCCACGCCACCGCTGACTTCGAGCTGCGGGATCGCTTTGTGTTCAGCCCCACGGCAGTTGAGGCGGGACTGGCGGCCCTGCGGCAACGGCGGCCGCTGGTGGTGGATGTGCGGATGGTGGCCGCCGGGATCCAAGCTGGCCTCGCGGCGCAGGGGATCCCGCTCCATTGCGCTTTGGACTGGGCAGAAGAGCCTCTTGAAGCCGGGCAAACGCGCACGGCCCAGGGGATGGTCAAGGTAGCCCGGCGCTACCCGGAAGCGATCTTTGTCGTCGGCAACGCGCCCACGGCGCTGCTGGCGCTGGTGGAAGAGATGCGGGCCCAGCGGATCCGGCCCAGCCTGGTGATCGGGGTGCCAGTGGGCTTTGTGGCAGTGGAAGAGGCCAAACGGGCGCTAGCGCAAACGGATGTCCCCCAGATTCGGGTGGAGGGCCGCAAAGGCGGATCCCCGGTGGCCGCTGCCATCGTCAATGCCCTACTGCTGGCCGCCCGCCGGGATCCCATCCCCAACTGA
- a CDS encoding bifunctional cobalt-precorrin-7 (C(5))-methyltransferase/cobalt-precorrin-6B (C(15))-methyltransferase codes for MATTTSGRSPQLAVIGVAADGSVASWAIPPLSQAQTLAGPSSLLQHFADHPARQIRLTGPVESWIPLLQKELAQGSLVLLASGDPLFFGIGRLLTQYFPAEQLAFYPQVSSVQLALNRLQIPWQEATILSLHGRGVERLQDALRQGSPLIVALTDPEHTPAAVAQFIADLRLPVRYQGWVCSQLGSPHEQILPLQEGEKSAFPSPNLVVLRRVEPEPDPRRWPLVGIPDDQFHTFPDQPGLITKQPIRLLTLGALQLPRQGVVWDIGAGTGSVAVEIARLSPQLQVYAIERNATGICLIRRNRQRFDLENLHVIPGTAPRVLADLPDPERVLLGGGGKGIRDLLPAVAARLRPEGILVANFATLETCSEALQWLRSRSWQVRVEHIQISRSTALAEGTRFSPLNPVYLLQGIPSNLRLQ; via the coding sequence ATGGCTACGACAACATCTGGCCGATCACCTCAGCTTGCGGTTATAGGGGTAGCAGCAGATGGCTCGGTGGCCTCTTGGGCGATTCCCCCCCTCTCCCAAGCGCAAACCTTGGCCGGGCCCTCCAGCTTGCTGCAGCACTTTGCTGACCATCCGGCCCGCCAGATCCGGCTTACTGGACCAGTGGAAAGTTGGATCCCGCTTTTGCAAAAGGAGCTGGCGCAGGGATCCCTGGTTTTGTTGGCCAGCGGGGATCCGCTGTTTTTTGGGATTGGGCGCCTGTTAACGCAGTACTTCCCGGCGGAGCAACTGGCCTTTTATCCCCAAGTCAGCTCAGTGCAGTTGGCCCTCAACCGCCTGCAGATCCCCTGGCAGGAGGCCACCATCCTCAGCCTGCACGGGCGGGGGGTGGAGCGGTTGCAAGACGCCCTTAGGCAGGGATCCCCTCTTATTGTGGCCCTGACCGATCCGGAGCACACCCCGGCGGCGGTGGCCCAGTTTATCGCCGACCTGCGGCTGCCGGTGCGCTACCAGGGCTGGGTGTGCAGCCAACTGGGATCCCCCCACGAGCAGATCCTGCCCCTGCAAGAAGGGGAGAAATCTGCCTTCCCCAGCCCCAACTTGGTGGTGTTGCGGCGCGTTGAGCCGGAACCGGATCCCCGCCGCTGGCCTTTGGTGGGGATCCCGGACGACCAGTTCCACACCTTTCCCGACCAGCCCGGCCTGATCACCAAGCAGCCCATCCGACTGCTCACGCTGGGGGCGCTGCAACTGCCGCGGCAGGGAGTGGTGTGGGATATCGGGGCCGGCACCGGTTCCGTAGCCGTGGAGATCGCCCGCCTCTCCCCCCAGCTCCAGGTCTATGCCATCGAGCGCAACGCCACAGGCATTTGTCTTATCCGGCGCAACCGCCAACGCTTCGATCTGGAAAACCTGCACGTGATCCCGGGGACAGCGCCCCGGGTGCTGGCCGACCTGCCGGATCCGGAGCGGGTGTTGCTGGGGGGAGGCGGCAAAGGGATCCGCGATCTGCTGCCGGCGGTGGCGGCCCGCCTGCGGCCTGAGGGGATCTTGGTGGCTAACTTCGCCACCCTGGAAACCTGCAGCGAAGCTCTGCAATGGCTGCGCTCGCGGAGCTGGCAGGTGCGGGTGGAACACATCCAGATCTCCCGTTCCACGGCCTTGGCCGAGGGCACCCGCTTTTCCCCGCTCAACCCCGTTTACCTGCTGCAAGGGATCCCTTCAAATTTGAGGTTGCAGTAA